In one window of Micromonospora cathayae DNA:
- the eccB gene encoding type VII secretion protein EccB, with translation MQTQRDHVHAHSFMMGRLSSALVQGDPTSAQVPGQRALTGLLVGIILVLLVGGGFAVYGWIVPGGSTAYRQAGAILVEKESGTRYVYRDGVLHPTADLTSAMLAQGPSATVKLISRNSLEDLPRGPQLGIPGAPQSVPAVDALVTGPWLVCLPGSVVDRPGTGLGVNLDPGAAAAPLADQTFALVRGPDGVTYLLAGAGKFPVADESVLVALGAANARLAVAPAAWLDRLPTGVRLGPADIPGAGTPGPRVGGRVHPVGTLFRQQPAGGAEQFFVLRADGLAPLNRMEFALAAVRPGAAPVTLDAAAVARAPRSTDRTLTDRLPDLTGFRWQDPAGRVLCLRQRPAGGDAVTSRVVFADRRVSGVAADGTTTVLTRPGSGLTVKPVPAAAHTAEVALISDQGVVYRLADQDTVAALKLGSAPAVPFPRDLLAVLPQGPVLSRTAVNGPARG, from the coding sequence GTGCAGACCCAACGGGACCACGTCCACGCGCACAGCTTCATGATGGGCCGGCTCAGCTCGGCCCTCGTCCAGGGGGACCCGACGAGCGCGCAGGTCCCCGGCCAGCGGGCGCTGACCGGGCTGCTGGTCGGGATCATCCTGGTGCTCCTGGTCGGCGGCGGGTTCGCCGTCTACGGCTGGATCGTCCCCGGCGGCAGCACGGCGTACCGCCAGGCCGGCGCGATCCTGGTGGAGAAGGAGAGCGGCACCCGGTACGTCTACCGCGACGGCGTGCTGCACCCCACCGCCGACCTGACCTCCGCGATGCTGGCGCAGGGCCCCTCGGCCACCGTCAAGCTCATCTCCCGCAACTCGCTGGAGGACCTGCCGCGCGGCCCGCAGCTCGGCATCCCCGGCGCGCCGCAGTCCGTGCCGGCGGTGGACGCGCTGGTCACCGGGCCGTGGCTGGTCTGCCTGCCGGGCTCGGTGGTGGACCGGCCCGGCACCGGGCTCGGCGTGAACCTCGACCCCGGGGCTGCGGCCGCACCGCTGGCCGACCAGACCTTCGCGCTGGTACGCGGGCCGGACGGGGTCACCTACCTGCTCGCCGGCGCGGGCAAGTTCCCGGTGGCCGACGAGTCGGTGCTGGTGGCGCTCGGCGCGGCCAACGCGCGGCTGGCCGTCGCGCCGGCCGCCTGGCTGGACCGGCTGCCGACCGGAGTCCGGCTCGGCCCGGCCGACATCCCCGGCGCGGGCACCCCCGGCCCCCGGGTCGGCGGGCGCGTCCACCCGGTGGGCACGCTGTTCCGGCAGCAACCCGCCGGCGGCGCGGAACAGTTCTTCGTGCTCCGGGCCGACGGACTGGCCCCGCTGAACCGGATGGAGTTCGCCCTCGCCGCGGTACGCCCCGGTGCCGCGCCGGTCACCCTGGACGCCGCCGCCGTCGCCCGGGCCCCCCGGTCCACCGACCGGACGCTCACCGACCGGCTGCCCGACCTGACCGGCTTCCGCTGGCAGGACCCGGCGGGCCGGGTGCTCTGCCTGCGCCAGCGGCCGGCCGGTGGGGACGCGGTCACCAGCCGGGTGGTGTTCGCCGACCGGCGGGTCTCGGGCGTCGCCGCCGACGGTACGACCACCGTGCTGACCAGGCCGGGGTCCGGCCTGACCGTGAAACCGGTACCCGCGGCGGCGCACACCGCCGAGGTGGCGTTGATCTCGGACCAGGGTGTCGTGTACCGGCTCGCCGACCAGGACACGGTCGCCGCGTTGAAGCTCGGTTCGGCACCCGCCGTTCCGTTCCCGAGGGACCTGCTGGCGGTGCTGCCGCAGGGGCCCGTGCTCAGCCGTACGGCCGTCAACGGTCCCGCGAGGGGGTAG
- the eccD gene encoding type VII secretion integral membrane protein EccD — translation MSATLSAELCRITVVGPARRVDLAVPVTTTLAGLLPLLVQQTTDGQRADPGTGDGSWVLQRLGQAPFDLTGTPESLDWLDGEELHLRPAENPLPELDFDDLADGVATAVNRRGDRWQPEYRRTLFILLAVVAMGAVAAVLTAHGPALPQVVAGGVLAAAFLGAAVVSGRNLDDGAFALLFAGGAAGFAAVAASSAVDGDPDRIAATGPAVLAAAVAGLAVAAALLLAQRTVAPHLPAPPLLVAGLTGLVTVPVLLTRWASGMTMARTAALAVTLVLLVVVLAPRMVVKLARLRGPQLPKTSEDMSYDIEPAPSDQVHQRTDDADTYLTVVMAMAALVLPVLFHHTMRTPGWAGWSLVLVVASAILLRARTFLGLWQRGALVVAGTVGYLMVITTLADLLSPAWRWVLLSTLVALLVPLVLAALRPWPRRMLPFWEYTATFFDVVTGVAVLPVLAQVLGVYAWARGLFG, via the coding sequence GTGAGCGCCACGCTCAGCGCCGAACTCTGCCGGATCACCGTGGTCGGACCGGCCCGCCGGGTCGACCTGGCGGTACCGGTGACCACCACCCTGGCCGGTCTGCTGCCGCTGCTGGTGCAGCAGACCACCGACGGCCAGCGCGCCGACCCGGGAACCGGTGACGGATCCTGGGTGCTGCAACGGCTCGGCCAGGCCCCGTTCGACCTGACCGGCACCCCGGAGAGCCTGGACTGGCTCGACGGGGAGGAACTGCACCTCCGCCCGGCCGAGAACCCGCTGCCCGAACTGGACTTCGACGACCTCGCCGACGGCGTCGCCACCGCCGTCAACCGGCGCGGCGACCGCTGGCAGCCCGAGTACCGGCGGACCCTGTTCATCCTGCTGGCGGTGGTGGCGATGGGCGCGGTCGCCGCCGTGCTCACCGCGCACGGTCCGGCGCTGCCCCAGGTCGTCGCGGGCGGGGTACTGGCCGCCGCGTTCCTGGGCGCGGCCGTGGTCAGCGGCCGGAACCTGGACGACGGGGCGTTCGCGCTGCTCTTCGCCGGCGGGGCGGCCGGCTTCGCGGCGGTCGCCGCGTCCAGCGCGGTCGACGGCGACCCGGACCGCATCGCGGCGACCGGCCCGGCGGTGCTCGCCGCCGCGGTCGCCGGGCTCGCCGTCGCCGCTGCCCTGCTGCTTGCGCAACGGACCGTCGCGCCGCACCTGCCGGCCCCGCCGCTGCTGGTGGCCGGCCTGACCGGCCTGGTCACCGTCCCGGTGCTGCTGACCCGCTGGGCCAGCGGGATGACCATGGCCCGGACCGCCGCCCTCGCCGTCACGCTGGTCCTGCTGGTGGTCGTGCTGGCCCCCCGGATGGTGGTGAAGCTGGCCCGGCTGCGCGGCCCGCAATTGCCGAAGACCAGCGAGGACATGTCGTACGACATCGAGCCCGCCCCGTCCGACCAGGTCCACCAGCGCACCGACGACGCGGACACCTACCTGACCGTGGTGATGGCCATGGCGGCGCTGGTGCTGCCGGTGCTGTTTCACCACACCATGCGGACGCCCGGCTGGGCGGGCTGGAGCCTGGTGCTGGTGGTCGCGAGTGCAATCCTGTTGCGCGCGCGTACCTTCCTGGGGCTCTGGCAGCGCGGCGCGCTCGTCGTCGCCGGTACCGTCGGCTACCTCATGGTCATCACGACGCTCGCCGATCTGTTGTCGCCAGCCTGGCGATGGGTGCTGCTCAGCACACTCGTCGCGCTGCTGGTGCCGTTGGTGCTGGCGGCGTTGCGCCCCTGGCCCCGGCGGATGCTGCCGTTCTGGGAGTACACGGCCACCTTCTTCGACGTGGTCACCGGCGTCGCCGTGCTGCCGGTCCTGGCGCAGGTCCTCGGCGTCTACGCCTGGGCCCGCGGGCTGTTCGGGTAG